The DNA segment CATAGTTTTAAAgagcattcaatttttaattataaaaaagagaattttgaataaaaatattttttttttctcagcaacattacaattttttttcgaagattaatttttttgtaatcttataTTTATCGAAATAGTTGTTAATGTGTTTTAGGGTTAAGAgctgaaaaaaagatatttttccttACAATGccctctttttttatatatttttatcttcaaaaaatataagagaaaattctgaataacttttaatcaagagaaaatttttttttaccgtcgATATGTATTTTTCTAGGCTGCTTAATTCTCTGCTGATGTCATCGATTTCTTTGAGAGTAGCTTTGACAGCTATTTTCAAAGCTTGACTCGCGCGCAAACTTTTGTCaggttcaatgaaaaaattaatttgttccttAGAAAGTCTCAATCTTGCATAGGCGATATATGCAGAAAGAAGATCAAGATGGCTTTgtccattttttacaatttcgatCACGGACTTAAacctgtaaaaaatgtattaaattgaaaaaaatcaactcttctaggaaatctttgaaattaaattttaaacgaagataggtttaaaacaaataatttaaagacacaactcttgaattttcaaaaaaaaaagatcaattttaaatcaaaaagattttcaagaaaaaaaaaagaaggaacttccaaaaaaataatcaaattttcaactagaatgatgaatcttcaactaaaaaatacaaattataaaccaaaaatggaatattaccattttctaccaaaaaatattttaactttaaatcaaaaacagtttaatcctCGGcgaaaataggttaattttcaaacaaacagttgcaatttataacaaaaaatatgtaatttctgccaaaagaaagaaatttttctttaaaataatttgattttttaatcattatttaccTACCTGTGttgcaaagttaaattttcactcgaTTTCCTCTGTACATTTTTCAACTGAGTCAATATTCCAGTAATCAAAGTATAATCAGCACCTTTTTTGggaagaaagattattttaatatttatctttttccgaaaagtgcaaattaaaaattaagttattctaAAATTATGCAAACGGACActgaagttttaaaattcaaactcaaattaaagcactcaaagcggaaaccttttcaattttaaaacttttagaagtaaagattaacaagtttttaatttagaaattttttatccaaacgcTCAATAACTTATATGTATAAAATGAAagctttcaacatttttcaattaaaaacaattttaaatgaaattccgttaaactccaaaattttttaacttttatcaataaaacagttcaaagatttctggttaaaaatataaatccaggctattcttttcaatttttatttatatgtaaatctaaatttaaaactttcacttacaaattaacaaatagtttaattgaaaaatttaaattgtaacgttcaatgtttaaatttagcaacagaatttgattttttttaaaacacttttaatcataattaaatttttttaattttaagtcgtctcaaattaataatttgttaattgttttttatatggACATAAAATgcagggtggctgttttaatcaaCGAAATGAATTCTCGGTTTTTCCCCGGTTCGTAAATATTTTCCacggtcaattaaatttaaaaaatggaacactaaagttacaaaatttttcacgtgaggtaataaaaactgagctttaaatgaaagcactcaaagtggaactgttaaattttgaactcttaaaattgaaattttaaagttttgaattaaaaaatgttatcattgaAATGCCTAATAATTTAcgtgtataaaattgaaggtactaacatttttaaatataaaaaaatataagtccaCGTTagcattttcaatgctctaaattaaaaaatcaatcaatgaactttaaaattttcaaaattatatgtataattttaaggaattttaagatagaaacatcaaatattgaaaaattgaaaaaattttaactgaatacttcttaaattagaaatta comes from the Belonocnema kinseyi isolate 2016_QV_RU_SX_M_011 chromosome 6, B_treatae_v1, whole genome shotgun sequence genome and includes:
- the LOC117174471 gene encoding uncharacterized protein LOC117174471; amino-acid sequence: MDDENICEDVLGFTKQTETLIKGLGGTPDVIKEFRKRNISTDELSELTEFDLIKLGADYTLITGILTQLKNVQRKSSENLTLQHRFKSVIEIVKNGQSHLDLLSAYIAYARLRLSKEQINFFIEPDKSLRASQALKIAVKATLKEIDDISRELSSLEKYISTMDDNIPHTKKYIKLGMAVGGLGLTVCVLVHLCKTCYIQIS